A window of Clostridia bacterium genomic DNA:
CTTTTTTGTATGGAACGAACGATATTTTCGGCTTTTTTCTCTTTGAACCCTTCGAGCGACAAAAGATCTTCCGCCGTCAGATCGTAAAGCTCGTCCACGTCTTTCAGACCGAATTCTTCATAGAACTGCTCGATCGTCTTTTCCGAAAGACCGTCGATATCCATCGCGTCTTTGGAACAAAAATGCTCGATCTGCGATATGATGCGAGGCGCGCAGTTTTCTTTATTGGAGCAATAAAGGAAGAAACCGTTTTCGATGACGGGCGCGCCGCAAACGGGGCAAACCGTAGGCTTTTCGACTTCTCTTGCGCCCGGAAGCTCTTCCGCGACGCCCATAATCTCGGGGATCACGTCGCCCGAACGACGGACGAGCACGCGATCGCCGATGCGGATCTTTTTACGCTTGATCTCGGAAAGGTTGGAAAGTGTCGCGCGGGAAACCGTCGCGCCGCCGATATCGACGGGATCGAGAAGCGCGAGGGGGTTGAGTTTTCCCGTTCGGGAGACCTGCCAAAGGACGTCTTTCAAAAGGGTCGTTTTCTCTTCCGCTTTGAATTTATACGCAAGCGCCCAACGCGGAAATTTCTCGGTAAATCCGAGCGTTTCACGCAAAGCGAAATCATTCGCCTTAAAGACCATACCGTCGATCAAAAAGTCCAAATGCGGGCGGGAAACTTCGGCTTCCGCGAGAAGTTTTTCCACCTCGGAATAGTCGGAAACGACCTTGAAATACTCGCCGACGTTGAACCCCTGCTCTCTTAAAAATTCGTGCACCTGCGCTTGATTTTCAAACGTAATGCCGCGGTGATATCCGACGTTATACGCAAAGAAAGAAAGATTACGCGCGCGCGTTTCGTCCACGTCCAAATTGCGGATCGCGCCCGCCACGCCGTTTCTCGCGTTTTTAAGCGGGGTCTTCGCGGTTTCATTGTATTTTTCGAGAGAAGAAAGAGGCATCAAGCCCTCTCCCTGAACGTCGATCTCGCCTTGAAACGGGATCGTCTGCGGAACGTTTGCGATCGTCTTGACCTGCTCGGTCACGACTTCGCCCGTCACGCCGTCGCCGCGAGTCGCCGCGCGAACGAGAACGCCGTTTTCATAGCTGATATTCAAAGTCAGACCGTCGTACTTATATTCGAGGGTAACGGGGACGGCTTCCCCGCCTTTCGAGATCTTTCCGAGCCATTCTTCCACGCCCTCCACGGTTTTGGATTTATCCAAACTGTACAGACGCTCTTTGTGTCGGACCTGCTCGAATCCTTCGTTCGTCTTACCGCCTACGCGTTTCGTGGGAGAATCGGGAAGGACGATGCCGCTGAAAGCTTCGAGCGACAAAAGTTCGTCGTATAAAGCGTCGTACTCCGCATCGGAAACGGTCGGATCGTCTTTTTCGTAATACTCTTTCGCATACTTGTTCAAGAGCTTTACGAGCTCTTCCATTCTACCCATATTACCCTCCTACGCCTTTTGCAAAGGCGCGATCTTCATATTGAATTGCTTGATCCCGAGCCCGTCGAACGCAATGCTCGCGTTGTCGCCGTTGATTTGAATGATGCGACCCACGCCGTAACGGGGATGCTTGACTTTATCGCCGAGTTTGAACGCGGAACCGCCCGAAGAATGGGGCGCGGGCGAAGCGCCTCCGACGACCGAGCGAACGTACTTATTGACGTCGGTAAGGACGCGCTGCGGCTCTTTCGGCGCGGAATTGCTCTGAAAGACCGGCACGGAAAGCGGTTTTTTATCGGGATAGATCTTGGATTCGACTTCGTCCACGAAGCGACTGCGATGATTATACTGCGTGGCGCCGTACATAAAACGCTCTTTCGCTCCGGTCAGATACAGGCGTTTGCGCGCGCGCGTCATCGCGACGTACATGACCCGCCTCTCCTCTTCGATCTCTTTTTGACTTTTGCTTCTTGCCTGCGACGGGAAGACGTTTTCTTCGAGACCCGTTACGAAGACGGTGTCGAATTCCAGCCCTTTGACCGAGTGTACGGTCGAGATCGTCACGAATTCGTCGGTCTGGATATCGTCCGTGTCGGACAGCAAGACGACGGATTGCAAATACTCTTCGAGCGTCGCGCCTTCATTGTCTTTCGCGAATTCCTCGATGCCTTCGAGGAGCTGGTTGACGTTTTCTCTGCGACCGACGTCTTCTTCCTTATCTCCCGCAAATTCGATGAAAAAGCCCGCTTCTTCGACGACGAATCGAGCGTACTCTTTCAAGCTCATTTGATCGCGCTCCGCGAGGAGTTTGAAGTAGAGATCGTTAAACGCTTTGAGTTTTTGGATATTCTTCGGGCTCATTCCGAAAGACGCCATATCGCCGAACAGGACGTCGGACACGTTCACTCCGTTCACCGACGCGACGTAGACGAGTTCTTCGGTGACCGATTCTCCGATCTTGCGCTTCGGCGTGTTGATAATACGCAAAAACGCGTCGTTATCGCGGGGATTGACGATCGCGCGGTAGTACGCGAGAACGTCCTTAACTTCTTTTCTGTCGAAGAATTTGAAGCCGCCGTACACTTTATACGGAATGTTGTAAAGGCGCATTCTTTCTTCGAATTTACGCGAAAGCGCGTTCAAACGAACGAGAATCGCGAATTCCTTCGGAGATTGATTTTTCGAGCGGATCAGCGAGGCGATCTGCCCGACGACGTACTCCGCTTCCTGCCTGTCGTCCGCCGCGTTATAGATCTCCACGCGGACGCCTGGATCGGCTTCCGTCCAAAGTTTCTTATCGAAACGCCCTTTGTTATTCTCGATCAAGGCGTTCGCCGCACGCAAAATATTCGGCGTGCTACGGTAATTCTGTTCGAGTTTGACGACTTCGGCTTCGGGGAAATCCTTCTTGAAATCGAGAATATTCGAGATATCCGCGCCGCGCCATCCGTAGATGCTTTGATCCTCGTCGCCGACGGCGAAAAGATTGCCGTGTTTTTTCGCGAGCATCGAGGCGATCTTATACTGCAAACGGCTCGTGTCTTGGTATTCGTCGATATGGATGTACAGAAAACGATTCGCGTATTTTTCGAGAACTTCGGGGAAATCGCTGAAAAGTTGATAGGTTTTTACGAGAAGATCGTCGTAGTCCATCGCGTTCGCCGCTTTGAGCTCTTCCTCGTACGCCTCGTAGACGTCGCAAATCATACCCGCGTTAAAATCGCCGCACTCGTTTCGATATTCGTCCGGCGAAAGACAAAGAGATTTCGCGTTCGAAATATGGCAGGCGACTTTGGACGAAAAATCCTTGATCTCGATATGCTTATTCGAAATGATGCGTTTCAAGACGCGATCCGAATCCTGATCGCTGTATATCGTAAAACTCTTGGTATATCCGAGTTTTTCGGCGTCTCCGCGCAAAATGCGGGCGCATAAAGAGTGGAAGGTCGAGACCCAAACGCCCGAGTTCTCCCCGAGCATTTTTTCGAGTCTTTCCTTCATCTCGTTCGTCGCTTTGTTCGTAAAGGTAATCGCGAGGATCCGATAGGCGGGGATCTTTTTTTCGTCGATCAAATAGGCGATACGATAGGTCAAAACCCTCGTCTTGCCGGAACCCGCTCCCGCGAGAACCAAAACCGCGCCTTCCGTGGCGCGAACCGCTTTTTGTTGCGCTTCGTTCAATACGCTGAAATCAATCATTTTTGCCTCTTACGTTTAGTATAGAAAAGCGCGCGCCCGAAAAAAGGTCATACGTCGCGCTTCGAATGTTCGAATTGTTTGAAAAGAGGAGAAAAGGAACGCAATCTTTCGACGGTTCGCGAAAGGACGTTTACCGCCTTTTCGACCTCTTCCTCGGTGTTTTCCGCTCCGAAAGAAAAGCGGAGGGACGAACGGGCGAGTTCTTCCGTCAGCCCCATTGCGATAAGGACGTGAGACGGATCGGCGCTGCCCGAGGAGCAAGCGCTGCCCGCAGAGGCCGCGATCCCCTCTCTGTCGAGGGACAAAAGGATCCCGTCGCCATCCGCATACTCAAAGCAAACGTTCGCATTATTCGGAAGTTTTTCATCTTCGGACGCACCGTTCACGAAGACGAATGGGATCTCCTCTTTTACGCGTTTCATGAAGAGATCGCGAAGGGCGCGCACCTTTTCGGATCGGAAAGACAGTTCTTCCACGGCGAGTTCGATCGCCTTTCCGAACCCGACGACGGACGGGACGTTATACGTCCCCCCGCGCATCGAACGCTCCTGCTCGCCGCCCGTGATCAGTTTCCCGAGCCGAACGCCGCTTCGAACGAAGAGCGCGCCGATCCCTTTCGGTCCGTTGAATTTATGCGCCGAGATCGACATAAGATCGACCCCGAGCGCACGAACGTCGACGGGAATCGCGCCGACCGCCTGCACGGCGTCCGTGTGCATAAGAATCCCCCTCTTTCTCGCTTCCGCGGCGATCTCCCGAACGGGTTCGATCGTCCCGACTTCGTTATTCGCGAGCATAACGGAGACGAGAAAGGTATCCTCTCGGATCGAGGAAACGACCGCATCGACCGAAACTTTTCCCGTCTTATCGACGGGAACGTAGGTCACTTCGAATCCTTGTTTTTCAAGTTCCGCAAGGGTATTCAAGACGGCGTGATGCTCGACGGCGGTCGTTACGACGTGCCCTTTTCCTTTTATGAGCGCCGCGCCGCGGATCGCCCAGTTATCCGATTCCGTTCCGCCGGAGGTGAAATAGATCTCGCTCTCCTTCGCTCCGATCGCGCGAGCGATCTTTGCGCGCGCTTCGTCCACCGCGGCGACCGCTTCTCTTCCGAGAAAATGGCGGCTGCTCGCATTGCCGAATCTATCTTTGAAATACGGCAACATCTCGGCGAGCGCTCGCTCGTCGAGAAAAGTCGTTGCCGCGTGATCGAAATAGATCGGATTATTCATCGTTTTTCAAGCAATATCCGATAAAAACGAATTAAAGGATATCGTTGACGTAAAGCGGAAATTTCTCGCAAAGTTCGATAACCGCTTTCTTTACTCTTTCGACCGCTTCCGCGCGATTCAAAATGATGTCGGTGATGAGATCCGCTATGTAGACCGCTTCTTTTTCCTTCATACCGCGCGCGGTGATCGCCGGAGTCCCGATACGGACGCCGCTCGTTACAAAAGGTTTTTGCGTGTCGAACGGGATCGCGTTCTTATTGACGGTGACGTGCGCTTCGTCGAGAAGGGTTTCAAGCTCCTTACCCGTCATATTCTTTCTCGTCAAATCGAGAAGCATCAAATGATTGTCCGTTCCGCCCGAAACGAGATCGACGCCGTTTTCGATAAAGCGCTCGCTCATCGCCTTCGCGTTCAGAATGATTTGGTGTTGATACGCCTTGAATTCGGGGGTAAGCGCCTCGCCGAAGGCAACGGCTTTCGCCGCGATGACGTGCATCAACGGTCCGCCTTGCGTTCCCGGGAAGATCGCCTTGTCGATCTTTTTCGCGATCTCTTCGTTATTCGTCATGATGACGCCGCCGCGCGGTCCGCGAAGGGTCTTATGCGTGGTCGTCGTAACGACGTCCGCGTACTTGACGGGATTTTCATGCTCACCCGCCGCGACGAGACCCGCGATATGCGCCATATCGACCATAAGATACGCGCCGACTTCGTCCGCGATCTCACGGAACGCCTTGAAATCGATCGCGCGCGGATACGCCGAAGCGCCCGCAACGATGAGTTTGGGCTTGCACTCGTTCGCGATGCGGCGAAGCTCTTCGTAATCGATCCTACCGGTTTCTTTCTTTACGCCGTAGGGAACGATGTTATAGTTCTTACCCGACATATTGACGGGAGAACCGTGCGTAAGGTGACCGCCGTGCGCGAGGTTCATACCGAGGATCGTGTCACCGACGTTCAAAAGGGCGAAATAAACGGCAAGATTCGCGTTCGCGCCGCTATGGGGTTGAACGTTCGCAAAAGACGCGCCGAAGATCTTTTTGACGCGCTCGATCGCGAGCGTCTCGACCTCGTCCACGAATTGGCAACCGCCGTAATATCTCTTTCCGGGATATCCTTCGGCGTACTTATTCGTCAGATGGCTGCCCATCGCCGCCATAACGGCGGGCGTAACGATATTCTCGCTCGCGATGAGTTCGAGATTTTGTCTTTGGCGATTGAGCTCGCGCTCCATCGCGCCGAAAACAGCTTCGTCTTGCTTCTTAACGGTTGATAAATCGATCATACTTTTCTCCTTTTGTTTTTGTTTTATTCGGGCGGATATCATTGCGCCGCCTCTCTCCCCCCGAAAGACGCGATGCGCCGTTTGGTTTCGCTATTTGATAAGTTCCTCGATGATTTTTTTCAATTCGTCAGCCGAGCGAACGCCGACGGTCTTATTCACAACGGTTCCGTTTTTCATAAAAAGGAGCGTCGGGATCACGGAGATGTCATAGGAAACGGCAAGCCCTTCCTCTTCGTCCACGTTGACCGAACCGAATGCCACTTTTCCCGCGTACTCTTCCGAAAGTTTCTCCACGACGGGCGAAAGCATTCGGCACGGACCGCACCAAGTCGCCCAAAAATCGAGGACCGCCGCGGGAGACTGCAAAAACTCTTTTACGTTAGCTTCGTTTACTGCGTTCATACACTACTACTCCTTTTTTTTTTATATTTTAGACCGCCATTTCGCGGGCTATTCTTCGGTGGGATCCCCGTCGCCGTCGGAGGCGGAATCCGCAGGATCGGATGCGGGCTTATCGCTCTGCTCGTCCGACAGGATCGTAACGAGCTGCGGCGCGAACGTACCTTTTTTCTTGATCATGCGATCGACGATGATCCCGATCGCGCAACCGATGACGAGCGCGACCGCGACGACGCCGAGCAGGACCAAATCGGAAAATTTGCGAAAGATCGCAAGCCCCGCGCCGACCAGCGCGACGGGGACGATATAGACGATAAACGCCGCGCGCAGGACGAAACGGTCGCTCATTTGGACGCCGACCCGATCGCCTTCTTTCGCGCCGAGCGTGTTTCTGACTTCGACGTAGACTTTCATCTTATCGCCGGACGCGGCGAGGCACATCTTGCACTTATCGCAAGCGGAGCGCCTGTCGAAGACGACTTTCGCCGTTTTCCTCTTTTCGTTTACGCTTTCAACGATCCCGACTTCGTACATTTTTTATTCCTTCAAAACGCCGATCGCAAGGTCGGTCAGTTGCTTCTCTTCTACGACGGACGGAGCGTCGCTCATCAAGCAGCAAGCGTTCTGCATCTTCGGGAACGCGATTACGTCCTTAATGCTTTCCGCGCCGGTCAAGAGCATAACGAGCCTGTCGAGACCGAAGGCAAGACCGCCGTGCGGGGGCGCGCCGTAGCGGAAGGCTTCGACGAAGAAGCCGAAACGATTTACGATGTCCTCATCGGTAAATCCGAGCAAATTGAAGATCTTGCTCTGCATTTCGGGCGTATGGATACGGATCGAGCCGCCGCCCGCTTCCTCGCCGTTTATAACGAGGTCGTAGGCTTTGCTTCTGACTTTCAAAGGATCGGTGTCGAGAAGCGGGAGATCTTCATCCATCGCCGCGGTGAACGGGTGATGGATCGCGACGTAACGCTTTTCTTCCTCGCTGTATTCGAGAAGCGGGAATTCGGTGACCCAAAGGAAATCGAAAGTATTTTCGGGGATCAGGGAGAAATCCTTCGCGATCTTCAAGCGGAGCGCTCCGAGCGCGGCGGAGCAAACCGCGTAAGTATCCGCCACGAAGAAGAGGATATCGCCCTTTTCCGCACCGGCGGCGCGGAAAATCTCGTCCATAACGCCTTCTTTCAGGAACTTCGCGAAAGTCGAGGTCACGCCCTCTTCTTTGATCGCCGCCCAAGCAAGACCTTTCGCTCCGTAATCTTTGACGAATTCACCGAGCTTGTCGATCTCTTTTCTCGTGTACTTTTGCGCGAGACCCTTCGCGTTGATGCATTTGACTTTATTCCCCGCGGCGACCGCGTTCTCGAAGACGGAAAAGCCGCATCCCTTTACAACGTCGGACAGATCCATGAGTTCGAGACCGAAACGGGTGTCGGGCTTATCCGATCCGAAACGATCCATCGCTTCCGCATAGGGCATACGGCGGAGCTTCTCGGGAAGTTTTACGCCGATCAGACGATCGAACACTTCGCGGATCAAGCCTTCCGCCACGCCCATTACGTCTTCGCAATCGGCGTAGCTCATTTCCATATCGATCTGCGTGAATTCGGGTTGGCGGTTCGCGCGAAGATCCTCGTCGCGGAAGCATTTCGCGATCTGATAGTAGCGATCGAATCCCGCGATCATCAAAAGCTGCTTATAGATCTGCGGGGACTGCGGAAGCGCGTAAAACTCGCCGTGATGCACGCGGCTCGGAACGAGATAATCCCTCGCGCCTTCGGGCGTGGAACGACCGAGGCAAGGCGTGTCGATATCCAAAAAACCGAGCTTGTCCATATAGGAATGGACGAGGTGGCAAAGTTTGGAACGCATTTGGATATTGCTTTGCAAACTGCCGCGACGCAGATCGAGATAACGATATTTCAGCCTCGTGACCTCGCCGACCGCCGCGATCTCGGAGATCACGAAGGGCGGAACGTCCGCTTCGGAAAGAATGTCGAGCTCCGACGCGGAGATCTCCACTTCGCCCGAAGGAAGCGCCTTATTGATATTCTTTTCGCCGCGACTGCGGACGACGCCTTTGACGGCGACGACGAATTCGTTCCTGAGTTTTTCGGCAAGCGCGAAGACTTCTTTTCCGCAAGCGGTCTCTTCAAACGAAACTTGGACGATACCCGTGCGATCGCGCACGTCGGTAAAAATAATATTGCCGAGATTACGATATTTTCCGATAAAGCCCAAAACCGTTACGGTCTTACCGATGTCGCTCGCGCGAAACTCCGCGCACATTTTGCTTCTTTGACTTAAAAAGTTCATATTACGCCTTCTTTTGAGATATATATTCCGCGAGTTTTTCGATCGCGGTTTCTTCCTCTTCTCCCGTTTTCATATTTTTGACTTTGACGACGCCTTTTTTGATCTCGTCTTCGCCGATCACGGCGCTGAATTTCGAGCCGAGCTTATCCGAAAGCTTCATTTGCGCTTTCAGGCTTCTGCCCATAACGTCGCATTCGGCGGCGACGCCCTGCTTTCTGAGCGCGGAGGTGAGTTTGAACGCTTCGTCCGACGCGCCGATATTCGCGATAAAGACGTCCGGCGTGGGTTCATCGCCGAAGGACGCGCCGAGCGCGGTCATCGTCAGGATCAAACGCTCGATCCCCATTCCGAATCCGACCGCGGGACACGGCTTTCCGCCGATCTCTTCGACGAGATTGTTATATCTGCCGCCGCCGCAAACCGTGGCTTTCGCTCCGATATTCCCCGCGACGAATTCGAAAACGGTCTTGGTGTAGTAATCGAGTCCGCGGACGATCTTATCGTCTTCCTCGAAGGGGATCTCGGAAAGCGTCAAGAGATTTTTGACCTTTGCGTGATGCGCGCGGCAAGGCTCGCAGAGATAGGAAAGGACGGAAGGCGCGCCCGCCGCGACGGCGGCGCATTTCTCTTCCTTGCAGTCCAAAATGCGGAGGGGGTTTTTATCCAACCTTTCTCTGCAAGTCGGGCAAAGATCGTCGATCCTCGACGCGAAATAGGCTTTGAGCGCTTTATTATATTCCTTGCGGCATTCCGGGCAACCGATGCTGTTGATGCGAAGTTCCAGCCCCGTGATCCCGAGACGGTCGAACAGCGTCTTCGCGATCAGCATAACTTCGACGTCCTGCTCCGGAGTGTCCGCGCCGTAGATCTCGACGCCGAATTGGTGATGCTCGCGAAGCCTGCCCGCCTGCGGCCTTTCATAACGGAAGACGGGAGTCTCGTAGTACATTTTCAAGGGTTGCGGAAGGCTTGAAAGGTTGTTTTCGATAAAACTCCTGACGACGCCCGCCGTTCCCTCGGGTTTCAAGGTAACGCTTCTGCCGCCTTTATCGAGGAAAGTGTACATTTCCTTATTGACGATATCCGTCGTGTCGCCGACGCCGCGAAGGAAAAGCTCCGTATGCTCGAAGGTCGGGGTCGCGATCTTGCGAATATTGAAAAGACGCGTCACCGCGCGGATCTCCTCTTCGATCTTCGCCCACTTATAGCTTTCCTGAGGCAAAAGATCTTTCGTCCCTTTCATTATGTTGATCATTTCTTTCGCTCCTTAAATGATATATCGTTTGAGATCGAGGTCGACGAGCTGTTTACCGAGATGCTTCTCGACGTAGGGAAGATCGACGACGACTTCGACGGGCTCGCCGTTCGCTTCGTAAGAAACGTCGGACAAAAGCGCTTCGATCAGAGAATGCAGGCGACGCGCGCCGATATTCTCGCTGTTCGTGTTTTCGAGAGAGGCGAGTTCCGCGATCTTCTCGATGGCTTCCTTCGTAAATTTCAGATCGACGCCGTCCACTTTCAAGAGCGCGCTGTACATTTTGAGAAGCGCGTTCGACGGTTCGGTCAAAATGCGGACGAAATCCTCTTTCGTAAGGCTGTTGAGCTCGACGACGACGGGGAATCTGCCTTGCAGTTCGGGGATCAGATCTTTAACTTCCGAAATATGGAAAGCGCCCGCCGCGATGAAGAGAATGAAGTCGGTGCGAATGCTGCCGTACTTCGTCGTCACAGTGGAACCTTCGACGATCGGAAGGATATCCCTTTGCACGCCTTCGCGCGAAACGTCCGGACCGCCGCGGGAAGAACCCATACTCGAACCGGCGATCTTGTCGATCTCGTCGATAAAGATGATGCCTTCCTGCTCCGCGCGGCGGAGAGCCTCCGCGGCGACGCTGTCGGTATCGATGAGCTTATCGGATTCTTCGAGGATCAGCATCCTCATCGCGTCCTTGACGTACAGCTTGCGTTTTTTCTTATTCTTGCCGCCTCCGAATTGTTTGAAAATATCGCCGAGATTGATCTCCGCGCCCTGCCCGGTCTGCATCATCTGCACGGGTTTTTGCGGCTCGGAAACTTCGATCTCGATCTGCATTTCGTCCAATTTCCCATCCGTAAGTTCTTCGGAAATCGCTTCGGAAAGCTGAGCTTCGGGAACGTCCGGCGAAAGCTCTTTGCGGATCGGCAAAATGACCTTTACGAGTTTTTGCACCGCCGCTTGGGTGGCGCGGGGTTTAAGCTCTTCGTAACGCTCTTCCTTTACGAGGCGGATCGCGGCTTCCACGAGGTCGCGGACCATCGACTCGACGTCGCGCCCGACGTAACCGACTTCGGTAAACTTCGTGGCTTCGACTTTGACGAGCGGCGCTTTTACGAGCTTGGCGAGACGGCGGGCGATCTCGGTCTTACCGACGCCCGTCGGTCCTTTCATAATGATGTTTTTCGGGGTGATCTCTTCGCGAACGGCATCGTCCAGACGACTGCGTCTGTAACGGTTGCGAAGAGCGACGGCGACGCTTCTTTTCGCCTCGTCCTGCCCGATGATATATTTATCGAGTTCCTGCACGATCTCTTTCGGGGTAAACAGTTCCATCACAGCACCTCCACCGTCAGATTCGAGTTCGTAAAGACGCAAAGCTCGGACGCGATTTTCATCGCTTTCCGCGCGATCTCTTCCGCGCCCATACCCTCGATATCATATAAAGCGCGCGCCGCCGCGAGCGCGTAATTGCCGCCGCTTCCGATCGCGCAAACGCCCGAATCGGGATCGATGACTTCACCCGTCCCGGACAGCACCAACAGATTATCCTTATCCGCGGCGATCAGCATCGCTTGAAGCTGACGGGGCATTTTATCGTTTCTCCAAAGCTCCGCGAGTTCGACCGCGCTGCGCATCAAATTTCCGCTGAATTTTTGCAACATTTTTTCGAACTTTTCACTCAAAGAAAAAGCGTCCGAAACGCTGCCCGCGAACCCGACGACGACCTTGCCGCCGTAGATCCTTTTGACCTTGACCGCGTTCGCCTTGAAGACGACGCTTTCGCCCATCGTGACCTGACCGTCGCCGGCGATCACGGTGACGCCGCCCTTTTTGACGGCGCAAATCGTGGTTCCCTTAAATTCCATTTTTTACTCCTTTAACGCGCTTTCGAGAGAAAGAACGTATGCTTTTATATCGTTTGCCGAACGCTCGGCGTAAAAGGCTTTGCGCAAGGCTTTGTCTCGGATCCTTTTTTCGGGCGCGGGCAAGATCCCGAAGTTCGCGTTCATCGGCTGAAACGCCGCGTTTTCCGCGGAAATATAGCGAGAAAGCGCGCCCATAATCGTCGTCTCCGGAAGAGGCGAAAGAGCCTTTCCTTTGACGAACGCCGCCGCGGACAGCCCCGCGATCATCCCGCTCATCGCGCTTTCCATATAGCCTTCGACGCCCGAAAGCTGACCCGCGATCCAAAGCGCGTTCGCTTTTTTGACCTTGAAGAACCCGTCGAGGATCTTCGGGGCGTTGATGAAGGTGTTGCGATGCATCACGCCGTAACGGACGAACTCCGCTTTTTTTAAGGCGGGGATCAATCCGAAGACGCGCCTTTGCTCGGGGAAGGTCAGGCTGGTCTGAAACCCGACGAGGTTATATAGGTCGCCCGCCGCATTCTCCTTGCGAAGCTGCAAGACAGCATAGTA
This region includes:
- a CDS encoding UvrD-helicase domain-containing protein, which translates into the protein MIDFSVLNEAQQKAVRATEGAVLVLAGAGSGKTRVLTYRIAYLIDEKKIPAYRILAITFTNKATNEMKERLEKMLGENSGVWVSTFHSLCARILRGDAEKLGYTKSFTIYSDQDSDRVLKRIISNKHIEIKDFSSKVACHISNAKSLCLSPDEYRNECGDFNAGMICDVYEAYEEELKAANAMDYDDLLVKTYQLFSDFPEVLEKYANRFLYIHIDEYQDTSRLQYKIASMLAKKHGNLFAVGDEDQSIYGWRGADISNILDFKKDFPEAEVVKLEQNYRSTPNILRAANALIENNKGRFDKKLWTEADPGVRVEIYNAADDRQEAEYVVGQIASLIRSKNQSPKEFAILVRLNALSRKFEERMRLYNIPYKVYGGFKFFDRKEVKDVLAYYRAIVNPRDNDAFLRIINTPKRKIGESVTEELVYVASVNGVNVSDVLFGDMASFGMSPKNIQKLKAFNDLYFKLLAERDQMSLKEYARFVVEEAGFFIEFAGDKEEDVGRRENVNQLLEGIEEFAKDNEGATLEEYLQSVVLLSDTDDIQTDEFVTISTVHSVKGLEFDTVFVTGLEENVFPSQARSKSQKEIEEERRVMYVAMTRARKRLYLTGAKERFMYGATQYNHRSRFVDEVESKIYPDKKPLSVPVFQSNSAPKEPQRVLTDVNKYVRSVVGGASPAPHSSGGSAFKLGDKVKHPRYGVGRIIQINGDNASIAFDGLGIKQFNMKIAPLQKA
- the aspS gene encoding aspartate--tRNA ligase, encoding MNFLSQRSKMCAEFRASDIGKTVTVLGFIGKYRNLGNIIFTDVRDRTGIVQVSFEETACGKEVFALAEKLRNEFVVAVKGVVRSRGEKNINKALPSGEVEISASELDILSEADVPPFVISEIAAVGEVTRLKYRYLDLRRGSLQSNIQMRSKLCHLVHSYMDKLGFLDIDTPCLGRSTPEGARDYLVPSRVHHGEFYALPQSPQIYKQLLMIAGFDRYYQIAKCFRDEDLRANRQPEFTQIDMEMSYADCEDVMGVAEGLIREVFDRLIGVKLPEKLRRMPYAEAMDRFGSDKPDTRFGLELMDLSDVVKGCGFSVFENAVAAGNKVKCINAKGLAQKYTRKEIDKLGEFVKDYGAKGLAWAAIKEEGVTSTFAKFLKEGVMDEIFRAAGAEKGDILFFVADTYAVCSAALGALRLKIAKDFSLIPENTFDFLWVTEFPLLEYSEEEKRYVAIHHPFTAAMDEDLPLLDTDPLKVRSKAYDLVINGEEAGGGSIRIHTPEMQSKIFNLLGFTDEDIVNRFGFFVEAFRYGAPPHGGLAFGLDRLVMLLTGAESIKDVIAFPKMQNACCLMSDAPSVVEEKQLTDLAIGVLKE
- a CDS encoding cysteine desulfurase, which gives rise to MNNPIYFDHAATTFLDERALAEMLPYFKDRFGNASSRHFLGREAVAAVDEARAKIARAIGAKESEIYFTSGGTESDNWAIRGAALIKGKGHVVTTAVEHHAVLNTLAELEKQGFEVTYVPVDKTGKVSVDAVVSSIREDTFLVSVMLANNEVGTIEPVREIAAEARKRGILMHTDAVQAVGAIPVDVRALGVDLMSISAHKFNGPKGIGALFVRSGVRLGKLITGGEQERSMRGGTYNVPSVVGFGKAIELAVEELSFRSEKVRALRDLFMKRVKEEIPFVFVNGASEDEKLPNNANVCFEYADGDGILLSLDREGIAASAGSACSSGSADPSHVLIAMGLTEELARSSLRFSFGAENTEEEVEKAVNVLSRTVERLRSFSPLFKQFEHSKRDV
- the trxA gene encoding thioredoxin, giving the protein MNAVNEANVKEFLQSPAAVLDFWATWCGPCRMLSPVVEKLSEEYAGKVAFGSVNVDEEEGLAVSYDISVIPTLLFMKNGTVVNKTVGVRSADELKKIIEELIK
- the ligA gene encoding NAD-dependent DNA ligase LigA, encoding MGRMEELVKLLNKYAKEYYEKDDPTVSDAEYDALYDELLSLEAFSGIVLPDSPTKRVGGKTNEGFEQVRHKERLYSLDKSKTVEGVEEWLGKISKGGEAVPVTLEYKYDGLTLNISYENGVLVRAATRGDGVTGEVVTEQVKTIANVPQTIPFQGEIDVQGEGLMPLSSLEKYNETAKTPLKNARNGVAGAIRNLDVDETRARNLSFFAYNVGYHRGITFENQAQVHEFLREQGFNVGEYFKVVSDYSEVEKLLAEAEVSRPHLDFLIDGMVFKANDFALRETLGFTEKFPRWALAYKFKAEEKTTLLKDVLWQVSRTGKLNPLALLDPVDIGGATVSRATLSNLSEIKRKKIRIGDRVLVRRSGDVIPEIMGVAEELPGAREVEKPTVCPVCGAPVIENGFFLYCSNKENCAPRIISQIEHFCSKDAMDIDGLSEKTIEQFYEEFGLKDVDELYDLTAEDLLSLEGFKEKKAENIVRSIQKSKETTLARFLTALGVPGVGKKAAKVLEETFGTVDALKKATVEDLVNVEDFGLITASNIVDFFHSEENLRRIDSLLSKGIVFKEEENGEGVFSGKTVVITGVLSSYKRSAAQEEIKKRGGKISDTVSKAVNLVVAGEDAGSKLQKAQKLGLEIIGEEEFLRLLSE
- a CDS encoding SoxR reducing system RseC family protein translates to MYEVGIVESVNEKRKTAKVVFDRRSACDKCKMCLAASGDKMKVYVEVRNTLGAKEGDRVGVQMSDRFVLRAAFIVYIVPVALVGAGLAIFRKFSDLVLLGVVAVALVIGCAIGIIVDRMIKKKGTFAPQLVTILSDEQSDKPASDPADSASDGDGDPTEE
- a CDS encoding serine hydroxymethyltransferase yields the protein MIDLSTVKKQDEAVFGAMERELNRQRQNLELIASENIVTPAVMAAMGSHLTNKYAEGYPGKRYYGGCQFVDEVETLAIERVKKIFGASFANVQPHSGANANLAVYFALLNVGDTILGMNLAHGGHLTHGSPVNMSGKNYNIVPYGVKKETGRIDYEELRRIANECKPKLIVAGASAYPRAIDFKAFREIADEVGAYLMVDMAHIAGLVAAGEHENPVKYADVVTTTTHKTLRGPRGGVIMTNNEEIAKKIDKAIFPGTQGGPLMHVIAAKAVAFGEALTPEFKAYQHQIILNAKAMSERFIENGVDLVSGGTDNHLMLLDLTRKNMTGKELETLLDEAHVTVNKNAIPFDTQKPFVTSGVRIGTPAITARGMKEKEAVYIADLITDIILNRAEAVERVKKAVIELCEKFPLYVNDIL